The Pleuronectes platessa chromosome 11, fPlePla1.1, whole genome shotgun sequence genome includes a window with the following:
- the LOC128451307 gene encoding histone H2A-like — MSGRGKTGGKARAKAKTRSSRAGLQFPVGRVHRLLRKGNYAHRVGAGAPVYLAAVLEYLTAEILELAGNAARDNKKSRIIPRHLQLAVRNDEELNKLLGGVTIAQGGVLPNIQAVLLPKKTEKVPKSK, encoded by the coding sequence ATGTCTGGCAGAGGTAAAACCGGCGGAAAGGCCAGAGCGAAGGCAAAGACTCGCTCTTCCCGCGCTGGGCTCCAGTTCCCCGTCGGCCGTGTTCACAGGCTGCTGCGTAAAGGCAACTACGCACATCGTGTTGGTGCCGGCGCCCCCGTCTACCTGGCGGCTGTGCTGGAGTACCTCACCGCTGAGATCCTGGAGCTGGCTGGAAACGCCGCCCGCGACAACAAGAAGAGCCGTATCATCCCCCGCCACCTGCAGCTGGCCGTCCGCAACGACGAGGAGCTCAACAAACTCCTGGGCGGAGTGACCATCGCTCAAGGCGGCGTGCTGCCCAACATCCAGGCTGTTCTTCTGCCCAAGAAGACCGAGAAGGTCCCCAAGTCCAAGTAA
- the LOC128451304 gene encoding histone H3, producing MARTKQTARKSTGGKAPRKQLATKAARKSAPATGGVKKPHRYRPGTVALREIRRYQKSTELLIRKLPFQRLVREIAQDFKTDLRFQSSAVMALQEASEAYLVGLFEDTNLCAIHAKRVTIMPKDIQLARRIRGERA from the coding sequence ATGGCAAGAACCAAGCAGACCGCTCGTAAATCCACCGGAGGCAAAGCCCCCAGGAAGCAGCTGGCCACCAAGGCTGCGCGTAAGAGCGCCCCGGCCACCGGCGGCGTGAAGAAGCCTCACCGTTACAGGCCCGGTACCGTGGCTCTGAGAGAGATCCGTCGCTACCAgaaatctacggagctgctgatccgcaagctgcccttccagcgcctgGTGAGAGAAATCGCTCAGGATTTCAAGACCGACCTGCGCTTCCAGAGCTCCGCTGTCATGGCTCTGCAGGAGGCAAGCGAGGCCTACCTGGTCGGCCTTTTTGAGGACACCAACCTGTGCGCCATCCACGCCAAGAGGGTTACCATCATGCCCaaggacatccagctggcccgccgtaTCCGCGGAGAGAGAGCTTAA
- the LOC128451310 gene encoding histone H2B-like, protein MPDITKPAPKKGSKKAVAKAPGKGGKKRRKSRKESYAIYVYKVLKQVHPDTGISSKAMGIMNSFVSDIFERIAGEASRLAHYNKRSTITSREIQTAVRLLLPGELAKHAVSEGTKAVTKYTSSK, encoded by the coding sequence ATGCCTGACATAACGAAGCCAGCGCCCAAGAAGGGCTCCAAGAAAGCGGTGGCGAAGGCCCCCGGTAAGGgcggaaagaagaggagaaagtccAGGAAGGAGAGCTACGCCATCTACGTGTACAAGGTGCTGAAGCAGGTCCACCCCGACACTGGGATCTCCTCCAAGGCCATGGGCATCATGAACTCCTTCGTGAGCGACATCTTCGAGCGCATCGCCGGTGAGGCCTCTCGTCTGGCTCATTACAACAAGCGCTCCACCATCACCTCCAGGGAGATTCAGACCGCCGTCCGCCTGCTGCTGCCCGGGGAGCTGGCTAAACACGCCGTGTCTGAGGGCACCAAGGCCGTGACCAAGTACACCAGCTCCAAGTAA
- the LOC128451330 gene encoding histone H1-like: MSEAAPAPAPAAAKVKAAKKKVVKPKTAGLSVSDLIVKAVSASKERSGASVSALKKALAAGGYDVEKNNSRVNTTIKKLVISGTLVQTKGAGATGSFKMSKKVETKVQKPVKKAAPKAKKPAAKKPAVAKKPKSAAAKKPAAAKKSPKKVTKPAAAKTPTKSPKKVAKSPKKVAKSTKKVVKKAPAAKKAPAKKVAKPKAKKTAAKKK; this comes from the coding sequence atgtCAGAAGCCGCTCCAGCTCCCGCTCCAGCCGCCGCCAAGGTCAAAGCGGCCAAGAAGAAGGTCGTGAAACCGAAGACCGCCGGCCTAAGTGTCAGTGATCTCATTGTGAAGGCCGTGTCCGCGTCCAAGGAGCGCAGTGGCGCGTCAGTGTCCGCCCTCAAGAAGGCTCTGGCGGCCGGAGGCTACGATGTGGAGAAGAACAATTCCCGCGTCAACACCACCATCAAGAAGCTGGTGATCAGCGGGACCCTGGTCCAGACCAAGGGAGCCGGGGCCACCGGCTCGTTCAAGATGAGCAAGAAGGTGGAGACCAAGGTCCAGAAGCCGGTGAAGAAGGCCGCTCCCAAAGCGAAGAAGCCCGCCGCCAAGAAACCCGCAGTGGCTAAAAAGCCCAAGTCGGCGGCCGCCAAGAAGCCAGCAGCCGCTAAAAAGTCCCCGAAGAAGGTGACCAAACCAGCAGCGGCCAAGACGCCCACCAAGAGCCCCAAGAAGGTGGCGAAGAGCCCCAAGAAAGTGGCGAAGAGCACTAAGAAGGTGGTGAAAAAGGCCCCTGCTGCCAAGAAAGCCCCCGCGAAGAAGGTCGCCAAACCCAAAGCGAAGAAGACAGCAGCCAAGAAGAAGTga
- the LOC128451299 gene encoding histone H1-like has translation MSEAAPAPAPAAAKVKAAKKRVVKPKTAGPSVSDLIVKAVSASKERSGASVSALKKALAAGGYDVEKNNSRVNTTIKKLVVSGTLVQTKGAGATGSFKMSKKVETKVQKPVKKAAPKAKKPAAKKPAVAKKPKSAAAKKPAAAKKSPKKVTKPAAAKTPSKSPKKVARSPKKVAKSPKKVEKKAPAAKKAPAKKVAKPKAKKTAAKKK, from the coding sequence atgtCAGAAGCCGCTCCAGCTCCCGCTCCAGCCGCCGCCAAGGTCAAAGCGGCCAAGAAGAGGGTCGTGAAACCGAAGACCGCCGGCCCCAGTGTCAGTGATCTCATTGTGAAGGCCGTGTCCGCGTCCAAGGAGCGCAGTGGCGCGTCAGTGTCCGCCCTCAAGAAGGCTCTGGCGGCCGGAGGCTACGATGTGGAGAAGAACAATTCCCGCGTCAACACCACCATCAAGAAGCTGGTGGTCAGCGGGACCCTGGTCCAGACCAAGGGAGCCGGGGCCACCGGCTCGTTCAAGATGAGCAAGAAGGTGGAGACCAAGGTCCAGAAGCCGGTGAAGAAGGCCGCTCCCAAAGCGAAGAAGCCCGCCGCCAAGAAACCCGCAGTGGCTAAAAAGCCCAAGTCGGCGGCCGCCAAGAAGCCAGCAGCCGCTAAAAAGTCCCCGAAGAAGGTGACCAAACCAGCAGCGGCCAAGACGCCCTCCAAGAGCCCCAAGAAAGTGGCGAGGAGCCCAAAGAAAGTGGCGAAGAGCCCTAAGAAGGTGGAGAAAAAGGCCCCTGCTGCCAAGAAAGCCCCCGCGAAGAAGGTCGCCAAACCCAAAGCGAAGAAGACAGCAGCCAAGAAGAAGTga
- the LOC128451320 gene encoding histone H4 produces the protein MSGRGKGGKGLGKGGAKRHRKVLRDNIQGITKPAIRRLARRGGVKRISGLIYEETRGVLKVFLENVIRDAVTYTEHAKRKTVTAMDVVYALKRQGRTLYGFGG, from the coding sequence ATGTCTGGACgaggaaagggaggaaaagGGCTCGGTAAAGGAGGCGCAAAGCGTCACCGTAAAGTTCTCCGTGATAACATCCAGGGAATTACCAAGCCCGCCATCCGCCGCCTGGCTCGCCGTGGCGGAGTGAAGCGTATCTCCGGTCTGATCTACGAGGAGACCCGCGGCGTGTTGAAGGTTTTCCTTGAGAACGTGATCCGCGATGCTGTCACCTACACCGAGCACGCCAAGAGGAAGACCGTCACCGCCATGGACGTGGTGTATGCTCTGAAGAGACAGGGCCGCACTCTGTACGGCTTCGGCGGATAA